A stretch of the Haloplanus aerogenes genome encodes the following:
- a CDS encoding peptidylprolyl isomerase, with protein MSNPTATLHTTHGDITVELFADRAPTTVENFINLAEHDPASNADPAPDTTTWEDPETGETRGDALYADIPFHRIIHGFMIQGGDPTGTGRGGPGYTFDDEFHPDLRHDGAGILSMANRGPDTNGSQFFITLDAQPHLDDSHAVFGEVVEGMDVVEELGSVKTDPNDQPLDDVRLESVDVDR; from the coding sequence ATGAGCAATCCGACTGCGACGCTGCATACGACACACGGCGATATCACGGTCGAACTGTTCGCGGATCGGGCGCCGACGACGGTCGAGAACTTCATCAACCTCGCGGAACACGACCCCGCGTCGAACGCCGATCCCGCACCCGACACGACGACGTGGGAGGACCCCGAGACGGGCGAGACGCGCGGCGACGCGCTCTACGCCGACATCCCCTTCCACCGGATCATCCACGGCTTCATGATCCAGGGTGGCGATCCGACCGGCACCGGACGCGGCGGGCCGGGCTACACCTTCGACGACGAGTTCCACCCCGACCTCCGCCACGACGGCGCCGGCATCCTCTCGATGGCCAACCGCGGTCCGGACACCAACGGATCGCAGTTTTTCATCACGCTCGACGCCCAACCCCACCTCGACGACAGTCACGCCGTCTTCGGCGAAGTCGTAGAGGGCATGGACGTCGTCGAGGAACTCGGGTCGGTGAAGACGGACCCGAACGACCAGCCACTCGACGACGTTCGACTCGAATCTGTCGATGTGGATCGCTGA
- a CDS encoding aminotransferase class IV: MQYHVNGQLVDASEATISVEDRGFLYGDAAFETCRAYGGEVFEWDGHLTRLRGTCETLGMGDAVPDDLHERIEAALDANDLADAYVRLSVTRGVQPGKLTPAEDVDPSVVIIVKPLPRGGVDGEKVWDAPADVRTVDHRRIPEVSMPADAKTHNYLDGILARLELRGTDADECLVRDVDGAVAEGATSNVFFVDDGTLKTPSLAGPILPGVTRAVVLDLAGDLGIPVETGAYDPEAVRRADEAFLTNTTWEVRPVAVLDGVAIGGGPITDRLAAAFDRRVEACYDAQ; the protein is encoded by the coding sequence ATGCAGTACCACGTGAACGGCCAGTTGGTCGACGCGAGCGAGGCGACGATCAGCGTCGAGGATCGGGGCTTTCTCTACGGCGACGCCGCCTTCGAGACGTGTCGCGCCTACGGTGGCGAGGTGTTCGAGTGGGACGGGCATCTGACCCGCCTCCGCGGCACCTGTGAGACGCTCGGGATGGGTGACGCCGTGCCCGACGACCTGCACGAACGAATCGAGGCGGCCCTCGACGCGAACGACCTCGCGGACGCGTACGTCCGTCTGTCGGTCACGCGCGGGGTCCAGCCGGGGAAGTTGACGCCGGCAGAAGACGTGGACCCGTCGGTCGTGATCATCGTCAAACCGCTCCCGCGGGGAGGTGTCGACGGCGAGAAGGTGTGGGACGCCCCCGCCGACGTGCGCACCGTCGACCACCGCCGGATTCCCGAGGTGTCGATGCCGGCCGACGCCAAGACGCACAACTACCTCGACGGGATTCTGGCACGCCTCGAACTGCGCGGGACGGACGCCGACGAGTGTCTCGTCCGCGACGTGGACGGCGCCGTCGCGGAAGGGGCGACGAGCAACGTCTTCTTCGTCGACGACGGGACGCTCAAGACGCCGTCGCTCGCGGGGCCGATCCTGCCGGGCGTGACACGGGCCGTCGTCCTCGACCTCGCAGGAGACCTCGGTATCCCCGTCGAGACGGGGGCGTACGACCCCGAGGCGGTCCGCCGAGCCGACGAGGCGTTCCTGACGAACACGACGTGGGAGGTGCGACCCGTCGCGGTGCTCGACGGCGTCGCCATCGGCGGCGGCCCGATCACCGATCGGCTCGCGGCGGCGTTCGACCGGCGGGTCGAGGCGTGCTACGACGCGCAGTAA
- a CDS encoding DUF5813 family protein — MTETSGRIARAFRDHDSFDRVDDGRFTSTTTTFDGIVEASENDGRIDYVVRVRAPSLSAAVEDGVAAVVEEGWLETFELRVADADGVVRGDHDFEPTVELAGDELVVEFAFTDINERRGVDDAAALINYVEGTYVQGIIPGYEYVDPVGRLVDRARQAGGR; from the coding sequence ATGACCGAGACATCGGGACGGATCGCGCGCGCGTTCCGCGACCACGACTCGTTCGACCGCGTCGACGACGGCCGGTTCACGTCGACGACGACGACGTTCGACGGGATCGTCGAGGCGAGCGAGAACGACGGACGGATCGACTACGTGGTTCGGGTTCGCGCGCCGTCGCTCTCGGCGGCCGTGGAGGACGGCGTAGCCGCAGTGGTTGAGGAGGGGTGGCTGGAGACGTTCGAACTCCGCGTGGCCGACGCCGACGGCGTCGTCCGCGGCGACCACGACTTCGAACCGACGGTCGAACTGGCGGGCGACGAACTCGTCGTCGAGTTCGCGTTCACCGACATCAACGAGCGGCGGGGTGTCGACGACGCAGCGGCGCTGATCAACTACGTCGAGGGGACGTACGTCCAAGGGATCATCCCCGGCTACGAGTACGTCGACCCGGTCGGGAGACTGGTCGACCGAGCGCGACAAGCAGGGGGCCGATAA
- the tmk gene encoding dTMP kinase — MLLTLEGLDGSGKTTAWQALRDRYPSAVFTREPTDSWYGEAVARSIADDDADPLAELFLYTADHADHLSRVVRPALDEGSLVVSDRYSDSRIAYQAATLTDHLDDPFDYVRSIHEPFSRPPDATLYFDLDPETAAKRSGGTNKFERVDHLRAVRTQYERLLDAEPDRFVCIDATQSREAVLDDVFAAVDDLV; from the coding sequence ATGCTCCTCACGCTCGAGGGTCTCGACGGCAGCGGCAAGACGACGGCCTGGCAGGCGCTTCGCGATCGCTACCCGTCCGCGGTGTTCACGCGCGAGCCGACCGATTCGTGGTACGGCGAGGCCGTCGCCCGCTCTATCGCCGACGACGATGCCGACCCGCTAGCGGAACTGTTCCTCTACACTGCCGACCACGCCGACCACCTCTCCCGTGTCGTCCGACCTGCACTCGACGAGGGATCACTCGTCGTCTCCGACCGCTACTCCGACTCCCGCATCGCGTATCAGGCGGCGACGCTCACCGACCATCTCGACGATCCATTCGATTACGTCCGGTCGATTCACGAACCTTTCTCCCGGCCGCCCGACGCGACGCTGTACTTCGACCTCGACCCCGAGACGGCCGCCAAGCGGAGTGGCGGGACGAACAAGTTCGAGCGTGTCGACCACCTCCGCGCCGTGCGCACGCAGTACGAACGCCTCCTCGACGCCGAGCCCGATCGCTTCGTGTGCATCGACGCCACGCAGTCGCGCGAGGCCGTCCTCGACGACGTGTTCGCCGCTGTCGACGACCTCGTTTAG
- a CDS encoding anthranilate synthase component II, giving the protein MTRILVVDNYDSFAYNLVQYVGEAADEVIVRRNDAVDVAGIEELNPDGIVVSPGPGTPQEAGISMPVFAELEYPTLGVCLGHQALCAVHGATVGHAPEVVHGKRSTIHHDGRGVFAGLADRIDVGRYHSLAVERGDVPDVLEETARTDDENGVVMGVRHRSKPHVGVQFHPESILTDDGKRLVRNFLELCSTT; this is encoded by the coding sequence GTGACCCGGATACTGGTCGTCGACAACTACGACTCCTTCGCGTACAACCTCGTCCAGTACGTCGGCGAGGCGGCCGACGAGGTGATCGTCCGGCGGAACGACGCGGTGGACGTGGCCGGGATCGAGGAGTTGAATCCGGACGGCATCGTCGTCTCGCCGGGGCCCGGCACCCCGCAGGAGGCAGGCATCTCGATGCCCGTCTTCGCCGAACTGGAGTATCCCACGCTCGGCGTCTGCCTCGGCCACCAGGCGCTGTGTGCGGTCCACGGTGCGACGGTGGGGCACGCCCCCGAAGTCGTCCACGGGAAGCGCTCGACGATCCACCACGACGGCCGGGGCGTGTTCGCCGGCCTCGCCGACCGGATCGACGTGGGGCGGTATCACTCGCTGGCGGTCGAGCGCGGCGACGTGCCCGACGTGTTGGAGGAGACGGCGCGCACCGACGACGAGAATGGCGTCGTGATGGGCGTTCGTCACCGGTCGAAACCGCACGTCGGCGTCCAGTTCCACCCGGAAAGCATCCTGACGGACGACGGGAAACGGCTCGTCCGGAATTTCCTCGAGCTATGCAGTACCACGTGA
- the pabB gene encoding aminodeoxychorismate synthase, component I yields the protein MSDGPTVVTSLDAFRAVAAEATPGTRVPVVVTLEADPFEAYRRARGDAPSVFFETSGGQPGWGYFGVDPDFVREVAGVELGDGGRTDGESVLDTITELVDGESLARGDCEIPYPGGFFGWLSYDTVREIETLPSTTVDDRGLPHLQLARYTCLAAWRAGESTLHLVATPRVGDDSEGPDGDPVAAAYERGVDRALALAEAATTGDPSVGAPSATGPVSFTSSCDRSAYADRVRQVQTYIRDGDTFQANISHRLTAPAAVHPVEAFAALRAVNPAPYSGLIEFPGVDLVSASPELLLERDGDHLRTEPIAGTRPRGETDAADRRLEADLRSDEKERAEHAMLVDLERNDLGKVSEYGSVTVDEYRRVDRYSEVFHLVSEVTGTMAEKYDLGDAIGATFPGGTITGAPKPRTMEIIDEVETHRRGPYTGSMAAIGFDGRATLNIIIRTLVRHGDEYHLRVGGGVVHDSVPDREYDETLAKARALVNAVDTALGDEMEMEVTGK from the coding sequence GTGAGCGACGGCCCGACAGTCGTCACCTCGCTCGACGCGTTCCGGGCTGTGGCCGCCGAGGCGACCCCGGGGACGCGCGTGCCGGTGGTCGTGACACTGGAGGCGGACCCGTTCGAAGCCTACCGCCGGGCGCGTGGCGACGCACCCTCGGTGTTCTTCGAAACGTCCGGCGGCCAGCCCGGCTGGGGATACTTCGGCGTCGACCCCGATTTCGTCCGCGAAGTGGCCGGCGTGGAGTTGGGAGACGGTGGCCGGACCGACGGCGAGAGCGTCCTCGACACCATCACGGAACTCGTCGACGGAGAGTCGCTCGCGCGTGGCGACTGCGAAATCCCTTACCCCGGCGGCTTCTTCGGCTGGCTCTCGTACGACACCGTCCGCGAAATCGAGACCCTGCCGTCGACGACGGTCGACGACCGGGGACTCCCCCACCTCCAGCTCGCGCGCTACACGTGTCTCGCGGCGTGGCGGGCAGGCGAGTCGACGCTCCACCTCGTCGCGACGCCGCGGGTGGGCGACGACAGCGAGGGGCCGGATGGCGACCCCGTCGCCGCCGCCTACGAACGCGGTGTCGACCGCGCGCTCGCGCTGGCCGAGGCCGCGACGACCGGCGATCCGTCCGTCGGCGCTCCGTCCGCGACGGGGCCGGTGAGTTTCACCAGTTCCTGCGACCGGTCGGCGTACGCCGACCGCGTGCGCCAGGTACAGACGTACATCCGCGACGGCGACACCTTCCAGGCGAACATCTCCCACCGCCTGACGGCACCGGCGGCGGTCCACCCGGTCGAGGCGTTCGCCGCGTTGCGAGCGGTGAACCCGGCGCCGTACTCGGGGCTGATCGAGTTCCCCGGCGTCGACCTGGTGAGTGCGAGTCCCGAGTTGCTGTTAGAGCGTGACGGCGACCACCTGCGGACGGAACCCATCGCGGGCACTCGACCCCGTGGCGAGACGGACGCGGCGGACCGCCGTCTCGAAGCCGACCTGCGGAGCGACGAGAAAGAGCGGGCGGAACACGCGATGCTGGTCGACCTCGAACGCAACGACCTCGGGAAGGTGAGCGAGTACGGGTCGGTCACCGTCGACGAGTACCGGCGCGTGGATCGCTACTCGGAGGTGTTCCACCTCGTCTCGGAGGTGACCGGGACGATGGCCGAGAAGTACGACCTCGGCGACGCCATCGGCGCCACCTTCCCCGGCGGGACGATCACGGGCGCGCCCAAACCGCGGACGATGGAGATCATCGACGAGGTGGAGACCCACCGCCGCGGGCCGTACACCGGCAGCATGGCGGCCATCGGTTTCGACGGCCGGGCGACGCTCAACATCATCATCCGCACGCTGGTCCGCCACGGCGACGAGTACCACCTCCGGGTTGGGGGCGGCGTCGTCCACGACTCGGTACCCGACCGCGAGTACGACGAGACGCTGGCGAAGGCGCGAGCGCTGGTGAACGCCGTCGACACCGCCCTCGGCGACGAGATGGAGATGGAGGTGACGGGGAAGTGA